One stretch of Streptomyces peucetius DNA includes these proteins:
- a CDS encoding Asp23/Gls24 family envelope stress response protein gives MTEPSSTRTRTEPRASTSQGGRTGTDPAARGRTTIADGVVAKIAGMAAREVSGIHALGGGVARTMGAVRDRVPGGRPGVTRGVKVEVGERQSAIDLEIVVEYGVAIADVAAEVRESVVEAVERMTGLEVVEVNLSVNDVHLPDEEEEETTEGRVQ, from the coding sequence GTGACGGAGCCCAGCAGCACCAGGACCAGGACCGAACCCCGCGCGAGCACTTCGCAGGGCGGGCGGACCGGCACCGACCCCGCCGCCCGGGGCAGGACCACGATCGCGGACGGCGTGGTGGCCAAGATCGCCGGGATGGCTGCCCGGGAGGTCTCCGGCATCCATGCCCTGGGAGGTGGGGTCGCCCGCACCATGGGCGCGGTGCGTGACCGGGTCCCCGGTGGACGCCCCGGCGTCACCCGAGGCGTCAAGGTGGAGGTCGGTGAGCGTCAGAGCGCTATTGACCTCGAGATCGTCGTTGAATACGGCGTGGCCATCGCAGATGTCGCCGCAGAGGTCCGGGAGAGCGTCGTCGAGGCGGTGGAGCGGATGACCGGTCTGGAGGTCGTCGAGGTGAATCTCTCGGTCAACGACGTCCACCTTCCGGACGAGGAAGAGGAGGAAACCACCGAAGGGCGCGTGCAGTAA
- a CDS encoding ABC transporter ATP-binding protein, with the protein MTSSAGAPPAAAAGGLSESEQLLFGGELTYDYGWGTHKGAWLKLSLRTMAGSLPRQVAVAVRLARAADPQALTTVVVGEIARGVTQAVSLIAVNSLLVELLAPGDIPGRLRAALPALTLVAFLAVIGSACKSASAAATGILEPKVQRVATERYLGLVARVELEAIEDDAFHKLMDSAQWGAESARRMVVHCTAVVTSAISLIAAAGVLTVLHPLLLPLLICMALPSAWGSLTMARHRYVSWHRFVQHVRAAQLISRLLIDQQAAAEVRVHGVAPFLLKHFRQMAETSEREQTRLAWIGARTGLFADAARGLATVATYGVLGLLLWHGQMALAVAGTAVLAIRTGSVSITDLVLRVTDVQEESMFVADLETLCEEAVRRAIPTGGLDLPERVDEIRFEKVTFTYPGAEKPSLHDVDLVVPHGKTVALVGKNGSGKSTLVRLLSGARLPDTGRVLWGGVDTAQADRAQVFDRVAMVAQDFYRWPFTARVNIGIGRSSAPMDDTAVEAASAYAGADEVVKGLPHGLGTLLARGYKDGQEISGGQWQKIGLARARYRDGRVLIVDEPTSALDPAAEQRVFDQIHRLAGTGQTTVLITHRLHSVRHADLIYVLDEGRVVEHGTFEQLMAATTSTGAFREAYELQARQFQRPSVPAQAGRTSCEPGSSVGEGQARS; encoded by the coding sequence ATGACCAGCAGCGCCGGCGCCCCGCCGGCGGCCGCAGCCGGCGGCCTCTCGGAGTCGGAGCAGCTGCTCTTCGGCGGCGAACTGACCTACGACTACGGGTGGGGCACCCACAAAGGTGCCTGGCTGAAGCTCAGTCTGCGCACGATGGCCGGCTCGCTGCCGCGACAGGTCGCGGTCGCCGTACGACTGGCCCGCGCGGCGGACCCGCAGGCCCTCACCACGGTCGTTGTCGGCGAGATCGCCCGCGGTGTGACGCAGGCCGTCTCCCTGATCGCGGTCAACTCCCTGCTCGTCGAGCTGCTCGCGCCTGGCGACATCCCCGGCCGGCTGCGCGCGGCACTGCCGGCGCTCACGCTGGTCGCCTTCCTCGCCGTGATCGGCTCGGCCTGTAAATCGGCCTCGGCCGCCGCGACCGGGATCCTGGAGCCGAAGGTCCAGCGGGTGGCGACCGAGCGCTACCTCGGTCTGGTGGCCCGGGTGGAGCTGGAGGCGATCGAGGACGACGCCTTCCACAAGCTCATGGACTCCGCGCAGTGGGGCGCCGAGTCGGCCCGGAGGATGGTCGTCCACTGCACCGCCGTGGTCACCTCCGCGATCTCCCTGATCGCGGCGGCCGGTGTGCTGACGGTGCTGCACCCCCTGCTCCTGCCGCTGCTGATCTGCATGGCGTTGCCGAGCGCGTGGGGTTCCCTGACCATGGCCCGGCACAGGTACGTCAGTTGGCACCGTTTCGTCCAGCACGTACGGGCCGCCCAGCTGATCAGCCGGCTCCTGATCGACCAGCAGGCCGCGGCCGAGGTCCGCGTTCACGGGGTTGCACCGTTCCTGCTGAAACACTTCCGGCAGATGGCGGAGACCAGCGAGCGGGAGCAGACCCGGCTCGCCTGGATCGGTGCCCGTACGGGCCTTTTCGCCGACGCGGCGCGCGGGCTCGCGACCGTGGCCACCTACGGCGTCCTCGGGCTGCTGCTGTGGCACGGGCAGATGGCCCTCGCCGTGGCCGGCACCGCCGTGCTGGCGATCCGTACCGGTTCGGTGAGCATCACGGACCTGGTCCTGCGCGTCACCGACGTGCAGGAGGAGTCGATGTTCGTCGCCGATCTGGAGACCCTGTGCGAGGAGGCCGTCCGGCGCGCCATTCCCACCGGCGGTCTCGACCTGCCCGAGCGGGTTGACGAGATCCGGTTCGAGAAGGTGACCTTCACCTACCCCGGGGCCGAGAAGCCGTCCCTGCATGACGTCGACCTGGTCGTCCCCCACGGCAAGACGGTGGCCCTCGTGGGGAAGAACGGCTCAGGAAAGTCGACCCTCGTCCGCCTGCTCAGCGGAGCCCGGCTTCCCGACACCGGCCGGGTCCTCTGGGGCGGCGTGGACACGGCCCAGGCCGACCGCGCGCAGGTCTTCGACCGTGTCGCCATGGTCGCCCAGGACTTCTACCGCTGGCCCTTCACGGCCCGCGTCAACATCGGCATCGGCCGGAGCAGCGCTCCGATGGACGACACAGCCGTCGAAGCTGCCTCCGCATACGCGGGCGCCGACGAGGTCGTCAAGGGCCTGCCCCACGGCCTCGGCACCCTGCTCGCCCGGGGATACAAAGACGGACAGGAGATCTCGGGCGGGCAATGGCAGAAGATCGGCCTCGCCCGCGCCCGGTACCGCGACGGGCGGGTCCTCATCGTCGACGAGCCGACCAGCGCCCTCGACCCTGCCGCCGAGCAGCGCGTATTCGACCAGATCCACCGCCTCGCCGGCACCGGCCAGACCACCGTCCTGATCACCCACCGCCTCCACAGCGTGCGCCACGCCGACCTCATCTACGTCCTGGACGAGGGCCGGGTCGTCGAGCACGGCACCTTCGAGCAGCTCATGGCCGCCACCACGAGCACCGGGGCGTTCCGCGAGGCGTACGAGCTGCAAGCCCGCCAGTTCCAGCGCCCGTCGGTGCCGGCGCAGGCCGGGAGGACATCGTGCGAGCCGGGAAGCTCTGTCGGCGAGGGGCAGGCACGGTCGTGA
- a CDS encoding VOC family protein, producing MSSIKEFQVTFDCAEPARLAGFWCEVLGYVVPPPPKGFVSWDEYHRSLPPEEQVTYFACAHPSGAGPRLLFQRVPEGKVVKNRLHLDVRAGTGLVGEERLATLEAECARLVALGAVHVRTLLADEDNESCIVMQDIEGNEFCLD from the coding sequence ATGTCATCGATCAAGGAGTTCCAGGTCACCTTCGACTGCGCAGAACCCGCGCGCCTTGCCGGTTTCTGGTGCGAGGTGCTGGGGTACGTCGTACCGCCGCCGCCGAAGGGGTTCGTCTCTTGGGACGAATACCATCGCTCGCTGCCGCCTGAGGAACAGGTCACCTACTTCGCATGCGCTCATCCCTCGGGTGCCGGTCCGCGCCTGCTCTTCCAGCGCGTTCCCGAAGGCAAGGTCGTCAAGAATCGGCTGCATCTCGACGTGCGGGCCGGCACCGGACTCGTGGGTGAAGAGCGCCTCGCCACGCTGGAGGCCGAATGCGCACGACTGGTCGCGCTCGGCGCGGTACACGTGCGGACGCTGCTTGCCGACGAGGACAACGAGTCGTGCATCGTGATGCAGGACATCGAGGGCAACGAATTCTGTCTCGACTGA
- a CDS encoding amidohydrolase family protein — protein sequence MIIDIHGHLSPPEAARRFPMPPSLTDVDGMLAARAQAGIDLTIIGSPVGAGAMARVPGVDNYKQPRDRLRGFHAWMSGLIASFPDQLRGYVYANPFGDDDHLEGVRETLADPAFVGLITTSSVHGELLGSPRADSFFALAAEAGVPVLVHAPAEPIGTEHVDSIGFVEQIGRFGDLTLSMAMIAFAGWLDKYPGLRLIGATGGGAMALLPERLQTAAAPRHWGGGAPPSAAPPSAAPASGGPASGGPAQGRQAPREQPTVPPSADPAAALRRMYVDTSPFSPAHLGLNAEVLGPERMLFGSDSPPLSAPLEDLIRMIEKLPVDKASQQLILGGNAEALFDLRSRP from the coding sequence ATGATCATCGACATCCACGGACATCTGTCCCCGCCGGAAGCTGCCAGACGCTTCCCCATGCCCCCGAGCCTGACCGACGTCGACGGAATGCTCGCGGCCCGCGCTCAGGCCGGGATCGACCTCACCATCATCGGGAGCCCGGTGGGCGCCGGTGCGATGGCACGGGTCCCAGGCGTCGACAACTACAAGCAGCCACGCGACCGGCTGCGTGGATTCCACGCATGGATGTCGGGTCTGATCGCCTCGTTCCCGGACCAGTTGCGCGGGTACGTCTACGCCAACCCGTTCGGCGACGACGATCATCTGGAAGGGGTGCGGGAGACTCTGGCGGACCCCGCCTTCGTCGGCCTGATCACCACTTCCAGCGTCCACGGCGAGCTGCTCGGCTCGCCGCGGGCGGACTCCTTCTTCGCGCTCGCCGCGGAAGCAGGAGTCCCCGTCCTGGTGCACGCACCGGCCGAACCGATCGGCACGGAGCACGTGGACAGCATCGGCTTCGTCGAGCAGATCGGCCGGTTCGGCGACCTCACGTTGAGCATGGCCATGATCGCGTTCGCGGGATGGCTGGACAAGTACCCGGGTCTGCGGCTGATCGGCGCGACCGGCGGCGGCGCGATGGCGCTGCTGCCGGAGCGCCTGCAGACAGCGGCAGCCCCCCGGCACTGGGGCGGGGGAGCACCGCCCTCCGCCGCTCCGCCATCCGCCGCTCCCGCGTCCGGCGGGCCGGCATCCGGCGGGCCGGCGCAGGGACGGCAGGCACCACGCGAGCAGCCCACCGTCCCGCCGTCGGCCGACCCGGCCGCGGCCCTGCGGCGCATGTACGTCGACACCAGCCCGTTCAGCCCGGCGCACCTCGGCCTCAACGCGGAGGTCCTCGGACCCGAACGGATGCTGTTCGGCAGCGACTCGCCGCCGCTGTCCGCGCCTCTGGAGGACCTCATCCGCATGATCGAGAAGCTGCCCGTGGACAAGGCGTCCCAGCAGCTCATCCTCGGCGGCAATGCCGAGGCCCTCTTCGACCTCAGGAGCCGTCCGTGA
- a CDS encoding NUDIX hydrolase, with protein sequence MSRSHTTGGAGTAVLIVNSHGQYMLHLRDAHKPICDRGTWSLVGGGLEPGESLDEAIVREIREETGLILQVAAFATTTADGPYVTEGNIHLYTARWDGDARALPASEGIMFAWFDVATMEQLTMCSWAHEAIKAHHAEQPTAAVPSQRASVRAGGVSAVKNVIGAHLFLERDGATLLGLRHESVAFAGGQWHALAGHVERESVRACLVREAVEEAGIGIDPDDLALVHTVHLLDDEHAEPRIQLFFSASRWSGEPEVREPDKCTAWKWWPVDALPEPMVPYTRAAIAGTRSGISYTELGWGTTAYRGGR encoded by the coding sequence TTGTCCCGTTCGCACACCACCGGCGGGGCCGGCACGGCCGTACTGATCGTCAACAGCCACGGCCAGTACATGCTCCATCTGCGCGACGCGCACAAGCCGATCTGCGACCGGGGGACGTGGTCCCTGGTCGGGGGCGGGCTCGAGCCCGGTGAGAGCCTGGACGAGGCGATCGTCCGGGAGATCCGCGAGGAGACCGGCCTCATCCTGCAGGTCGCCGCCTTCGCAACCACTACGGCTGACGGCCCGTACGTCACCGAGGGGAACATCCACCTGTACACGGCCCGGTGGGACGGCGACGCCCGTGCGCTGCCGGCCTCCGAAGGGATCATGTTCGCCTGGTTCGACGTGGCCACCATGGAGCAGCTCACCATGTGCTCCTGGGCCCACGAGGCGATCAAGGCCCATCACGCCGAGCAGCCCACTGCCGCCGTACCCTCGCAGCGGGCGTCCGTACGGGCCGGCGGGGTCAGCGCGGTGAAGAACGTGATCGGCGCGCACCTCTTTCTGGAGCGGGACGGGGCCACCCTCCTGGGACTTCGGCACGAGAGCGTCGCGTTCGCCGGCGGCCAATGGCACGCCCTGGCGGGCCACGTGGAGAGGGAGAGCGTGCGCGCATGCCTGGTGCGAGAGGCAGTCGAGGAGGCCGGGATCGGCATCGACCCCGACGACTTGGCCCTGGTGCACACCGTGCATCTGCTCGACGATGAGCATGCCGAGCCCAGGATCCAGCTGTTCTTTTCCGCGTCCCGGTGGTCGGGGGAGCCGGAGGTGCGTGAGCCCGACAAGTGCACGGCCTGGAAGTGGTGGCCCGTCGACGCGCTGCCCGAGCCGATGGTTCCCTACACCCGCGCGGCGATCGCCGGTACCCGCAGCGGTATCTCCTACACCGAACTCGGCTGGGGCACCACGGCCTACCGCGGAGGGCGCTGA
- the polX gene encoding DNA polymerase/3'-5' exonuclease PolX, with translation MVRSNEEVAALLAEYADLISITGGEAYKARVYEKAARAIGGHHADVATLDVKGLQEIPGVGKSIAEKVTEYFRNGSVSAVEELRAKIPAGVRRLTAIPTLGPKKAHTLYEELGISSVDELVEAVHAEKLRDLKGFGPRTEEKILHGVELLQSAGGRVLLDVAMDLAEDLVAQLSGATGCRRCTYAGSLRRVRETIGDIDVLVAARKSAPLMRAFTELPYVSEVVAQGTAKTSVRTTKGLAVDLRVVSPDAWGAALQYFTGSKAHNIRTRELAVRQGLKLSEYGLFDAESGKKIVSETEEEVYARLGLPWIPPTLREDRGEIEAGLRDELPGLIQESDLRGDLHTHTDLTDGLAPLEEMVAAAAERGYAYYAVTDHGPNLYMQQMTDERMLAQREQVRKLDGAYGKHGRRGGMRLLHGAELNIDPDGDVDWPQDFLAGFDLCVASVHSHFNQTREQLTRRIVRACENPFVNIIGHPTARIIGKRPGIDVDLDEVFAACARTGTALEVNAHADRLDLRDEDILRARRHGVKFAVDSDAHSVLHLANVRYGVGTAQRGWLNKNDVINTWTEARLRRFLRKEGTDRGTRS, from the coding sequence ATGGTTCGGTCCAACGAAGAGGTGGCCGCGCTGCTGGCCGAGTACGCGGACCTGATCTCGATCACCGGCGGCGAGGCGTACAAGGCGCGCGTCTACGAGAAGGCCGCCCGTGCCATCGGCGGTCACCACGCCGACGTCGCCACGCTCGACGTCAAGGGTCTGCAGGAGATCCCCGGGGTCGGAAAGTCGATCGCCGAGAAGGTCACCGAGTACTTCCGGAACGGCAGTGTGTCGGCCGTCGAGGAGCTGCGCGCGAAGATCCCCGCCGGTGTGCGCCGGCTGACGGCCATTCCCACCCTCGGTCCGAAGAAGGCACACACCCTGTACGAGGAGCTCGGCATCTCCTCGGTCGACGAGTTGGTGGAAGCCGTCCACGCCGAGAAGCTCCGGGATCTGAAGGGCTTCGGGCCCAGGACGGAGGAGAAGATCCTGCACGGCGTCGAGCTGCTGCAGTCGGCCGGGGGCCGTGTGCTGCTGGACGTGGCCATGGATCTCGCCGAGGACCTGGTGGCCCAGCTGTCCGGGGCGACCGGCTGCCGGCGCTGCACGTACGCCGGGTCGCTGCGCCGCGTCCGGGAGACGATCGGGGACATCGACGTCCTCGTCGCGGCCCGGAAGTCGGCGCCGCTGATGCGGGCGTTCACCGAGCTGCCCTATGTCAGCGAGGTCGTCGCGCAGGGCACGGCCAAGACCTCGGTCCGCACCACCAAGGGCCTCGCCGTCGACCTTCGGGTCGTCTCGCCCGATGCCTGGGGCGCGGCGTTGCAGTACTTCACCGGCTCGAAGGCGCACAACATCCGCACCCGTGAACTGGCCGTACGACAGGGGCTCAAGCTGTCCGAGTACGGGCTGTTCGACGCCGAGAGCGGGAAGAAGATCGTCTCGGAGACCGAGGAGGAGGTGTATGCCCGGCTCGGCCTGCCCTGGATCCCGCCGACACTCCGCGAGGACCGCGGGGAGATCGAGGCGGGCCTGCGCGATGAGCTGCCCGGCCTGATCCAGGAGTCGGACCTGCGGGGCGATCTGCACACGCACACCGACCTGACTGACGGCCTCGCGCCGCTGGAGGAGATGGTCGCCGCGGCCGCCGAGCGGGGCTATGCCTACTACGCCGTGACCGATCACGGGCCGAACCTGTACATGCAGCAGATGACGGACGAGCGGATGCTCGCCCAGCGTGAGCAGGTACGGAAACTCGACGGCGCGTACGGCAAGCACGGCAGACGCGGCGGCATGCGGCTGCTGCACGGTGCGGAGCTCAACATCGATCCCGACGGCGACGTGGACTGGCCGCAGGACTTCCTGGCCGGTTTCGACCTGTGCGTGGCTTCGGTGCACTCGCACTTCAACCAGACCCGCGAGCAGCTGACCCGCCGGATCGTACGGGCCTGCGAGAACCCGTTCGTCAACATCATCGGCCACCCCACCGCCCGCATCATCGGCAAGCGGCCGGGCATCGACGTCGACCTCGACGAGGTCTTCGCCGCGTGCGCGCGGACCGGCACCGCGCTGGAGGTCAACGCCCACGCGGACCGGCTGGATCTGCGCGACGAGGACATCCTGCGGGCGCGGCGGCACGGGGTGAAGTTCGCCGTCGACAGCGACGCGCACTCCGTGCTGCATCTGGCCAACGTGCGTTATGGCGTGGGGACGGCGCAGCGCGGCTGGCTCAACAAGAACGACGTGATCAACACCTGGACGGAGGCACGGCTGCGGCGGTTTCTGCGCAAAGAAGGCACGGACCGGGGAACCCGCTCCTGA
- a CDS encoding cytochrome P450 family protein, whose translation MTTTQDPVAAAEQCTAEFRRNPHPVYASLRDTAPVCPMKPPHGLETYLITRYEDARAALSDPRLSKDMYGAVDSYRRIFGDSSVSLDDNMLNADAPKHTRLRKLVNAEFTPRRVEALRPKIQDVVDELLDACPTREPVDLLPAFAFPLPITVICELLGVPPEERPHMQRLSTTVAQTGFSKESKQAQQKAELDLHAYFTQLIARKREHPSDDLLSALTEVHDKDGGLTENELVSTAFLLMFAGHKTTAYLIGNSVHHFLANPAQLRAVQENPELVGTAVEELLRYDGSVESATFRFATEDVEIGGTRIPKGALVQISLLSANRDPRKFDCPDEFDITRQGAQNGHLGFGHGSHYCLGAPLARLEMQLALTSLFSRFPKLAPADPAAEPKWMEVPFPAFRGLAELPVVLDPAP comes from the coding sequence GTGACCACCACGCAGGATCCCGTCGCCGCAGCCGAGCAATGCACCGCCGAATTCCGGAGAAACCCGCACCCGGTCTACGCGTCCCTCCGGGACACGGCGCCCGTGTGCCCGATGAAGCCGCCGCACGGCCTCGAAACGTACCTGATCACGCGGTACGAGGACGCCCGGGCCGCCCTGTCCGACCCTCGGCTGAGCAAGGACATGTACGGCGCCGTGGACTCGTACCGAAGGATCTTCGGTGACTCGTCGGTCTCACTCGACGACAACATGCTCAACGCCGACGCCCCCAAGCACACCCGGCTGCGCAAGCTCGTCAACGCCGAGTTCACCCCCCGCCGGGTAGAGGCGCTGCGGCCCAAGATCCAGGATGTCGTCGACGAACTGCTCGACGCATGTCCCACGCGGGAGCCGGTGGATCTGCTGCCCGCGTTCGCCTTCCCGCTGCCGATCACCGTGATCTGCGAACTCCTCGGCGTGCCGCCCGAGGAGCGGCCCCACATGCAGCGGCTGTCCACCACGGTGGCGCAGACGGGCTTCAGCAAGGAGTCCAAGCAGGCGCAGCAGAAGGCGGAGTTGGACCTGCACGCCTACTTCACGCAGCTCATCGCGCGCAAGCGCGAGCACCCGAGCGACGACCTGCTCAGCGCGCTCACCGAGGTCCATGACAAGGACGGCGGTCTCACAGAGAACGAGCTGGTCTCGACGGCGTTCCTGTTGATGTTCGCGGGCCACAAGACGACCGCGTACCTCATCGGCAATTCCGTCCACCACTTCCTGGCCAACCCCGCACAGCTGCGTGCCGTGCAGGAGAATCCGGAATTGGTCGGCACCGCGGTGGAAGAACTACTGCGCTACGACGGCTCGGTGGAGAGCGCGACGTTCCGGTTCGCGACCGAGGACGTGGAGATCGGCGGTACGCGGATCCCGAAGGGCGCTCTTGTGCAGATCTCGCTCCTCTCGGCGAACCGCGATCCGCGCAAGTTCGACTGCCCGGACGAGTTCGACATCACCCGGCAGGGCGCACAGAACGGCCACCTGGGGTTCGGCCACGGCAGCCACTACTGCCTGGGCGCGCCGCTGGCGCGACTGGAGATGCAGCTCGCCCTCACCAGCCTGTTCAGCCGGTTCCCGAAACTCGCTCCGGCCGACCCCGCGGCTGAGCCGAAGTGGATGGAGGTGCCGTTCCCGGCCTTCCGCGGCCTCGCGGAACTGCCGGTCGTGCTGGACCCCGCACCGTGA
- a CDS encoding NAD(P)-dependent oxidoreductase: MTHTTTHDAGPVAVLGLGTMGSGLASRLIAQGIQVRVWNRTPERTEPLARAGAVAVGRPSEAVEGTSAAICTVADGDALAAVLRGPDGVLARGTYPGALICASTVAPDDVVRLAGDVPSVMDVGMLGNRDHARDGELRLFVGGEERVFTAGRPLLEKLGKEVVHLGALGSGMRMKLLLNLLMGIEVQAMAEAAELAAASGLDKQLVLRAIAGSGFASPVMSFKSRRLAAGRFDEPDFRLRLMAKDLMLATEQATAAGLHLPLTAAAAETHTRVTEQGFGDEDCAAVTRAVAPEPGTHT, from the coding sequence ATGACGCACACCACCACACACGACGCCGGCCCCGTCGCAGTCCTCGGTCTCGGCACGATGGGCAGCGGCCTGGCCTCACGCCTGATCGCACAAGGCATACAAGTGCGGGTCTGGAACCGGACTCCGGAGCGGACCGAGCCCCTCGCCCGGGCCGGCGCCGTCGCCGTCGGCCGTCCCTCCGAAGCCGTCGAAGGTACGAGCGCCGCCATCTGCACGGTCGCCGACGGCGACGCCCTCGCCGCAGTGCTGCGAGGCCCCGACGGCGTCCTGGCCAGGGGCACCTACCCCGGGGCCCTGATCTGCGCCAGCACCGTCGCACCCGACGACGTCGTCCGTCTCGCCGGGGACGTCCCCTCCGTCATGGACGTCGGCATGCTCGGCAATCGCGACCACGCCCGCGACGGCGAACTGCGGCTGTTCGTCGGCGGTGAGGAGCGAGTGTTCACCGCCGGCCGGCCGCTCCTGGAAAAGCTGGGCAAGGAGGTCGTCCATCTGGGCGCGCTCGGTTCCGGCATGCGGATGAAGCTGCTGCTCAATCTCCTCATGGGGATAGAGGTGCAGGCCATGGCCGAAGCCGCCGAACTGGCGGCCGCCTCCGGTCTCGACAAGCAGCTCGTCCTCAGGGCGATTGCGGGCAGCGGCTTCGCCTCGCCGGTCATGTCGTTCAAGTCGCGGCGTCTGGCCGCCGGGCGATTCGACGAGCCGGACTTCCGGCTGCGCCTGATGGCCAAGGACCTCATGCTCGCTACGGAGCAGGCGACCGCGGCGGGCCTGCACCTTCCACTCACCGCCGCAGCCGCGGAGACCCACACCCGCGTCACCGAACAGGGGTTCGGAGACGAGGACTGTGCCGCGGTCACCCGCGCAGTCGCACCGGAACCAGGAACACACACATGA
- a CDS encoding methyltransferase domain-containing protein codes for MTAPNSVSHAGAQEHLAARAAKARQELVSRLDGDGVLTDPRLREALLVVRREVLLPHAYVRVSGPGADPIEWRLLDGSHAEDQAEWLALIHSDDSVLLQRDGEPLDALGRGPVTGGHMTSMSSYTPATIDALQSLQLDTGQRFLDLGPGPGVSLALAATVTGPGHAVGVERDPHMTAFARKNLNRLGLGAAVVEGDALDGDPAGALYDRIHSGIGVPCVPAAWVEQLTPGGRLLTTLATRTPSWPGRLLVTRTPQGRIEAALKGRPRGYRPMLGHQWLTALDHRARIKANPGTPRPTRLAPPPDDAYAFWLAAAYLVPGTVRDFQAETMTIVAPEDDSWAVAGPGDGTVRVHGPRDVWAELEDLHERWQRAGRPDSYHVDLSGNGPQHITSGTGPKALAWTLDPSEGRGRGPVQSGAQPLEASASVRHVRPA; via the coding sequence ATGACAGCCCCGAACTCGGTCTCACACGCCGGGGCTCAGGAGCATCTCGCCGCCCGGGCCGCGAAGGCACGGCAGGAGTTGGTCAGCCGCCTCGACGGCGACGGTGTGCTCACCGATCCGCGACTGCGCGAAGCCCTCCTCGTAGTACGGCGGGAAGTGCTCCTCCCCCACGCGTACGTCCGGGTCAGCGGCCCGGGCGCGGACCCGATCGAATGGCGCCTCCTCGACGGCTCCCACGCCGAGGACCAGGCGGAGTGGCTCGCCCTCATCCACAGCGACGACTCGGTCCTGCTCCAGCGGGACGGCGAACCACTCGACGCCCTCGGCCGAGGCCCTGTGACCGGCGGACACATGACGTCCATGTCCAGCTACACCCCGGCCACCATCGATGCACTGCAGAGTCTCCAACTCGACACCGGGCAGCGGTTCCTGGACCTCGGACCCGGTCCAGGCGTCTCCCTCGCGCTCGCCGCCACCGTCACCGGCCCCGGCCACGCCGTCGGCGTGGAGCGTGATCCGCACATGACCGCCTTCGCCCGGAAGAACCTGAACCGGCTCGGCCTCGGCGCGGCCGTCGTCGAGGGTGACGCGCTCGACGGGGATCCGGCAGGGGCCCTGTACGACCGCATCCACTCCGGGATCGGTGTTCCCTGCGTCCCGGCGGCCTGGGTGGAACAGCTCACGCCGGGCGGGCGCCTGCTCACCACGCTCGCGACCAGGACGCCGAGTTGGCCCGGCCGGCTCCTCGTCACCCGCACCCCGCAGGGCCGCATCGAGGCAGCGTTGAAGGGCCGGCCACGCGGGTACAGGCCCATGCTCGGCCACCAGTGGCTCACCGCCCTGGACCACCGCGCCCGGATCAAGGCGAACCCCGGCACGCCGCGGCCGACCCGGCTCGCGCCACCGCCGGACGACGCCTACGCCTTCTGGCTCGCCGCGGCGTACCTGGTGCCCGGCACGGTGCGGGACTTCCAGGCCGAGACGATGACCATCGTCGCCCCGGAGGACGACTCCTGGGCGGTGGCCGGCCCCGGCGACGGAACCGTTCGCGTGCACGGGCCGCGGGACGTCTGGGCCGAACTCGAAGACCTCCACGAGCGCTGGCAGCGAGCCGGCCGACCCGACTCGTACCACGTCGACTTGAGTGGAAACGGCCCCCAGCACATCACCTCCGGAACCGGCCCGAAGGCCCTCGCCTGGACGCTGGATCCCAGCGAGGGCCGTGGCCGCGGTCCGGTCCAAAGCGGCGCGCAGCCCTTGGAGGCATCGGCATCGGTTCGCCACGTGCGGCCCGCATGA
- a CDS encoding DUF2267 domain-containing protein: MPVTHPHDFEHAIHTSNIWLKAVSQALGTEDRHFAHRVLRAWLHTFRDRLTVDVAAHFAAQLPELLRGVYYDGWDPSAVPIRYDRDGYVNRFVQEAKVSAEEVPRIAAAVTGVVREHFSPGALDSALEQLPHEIRSMFLQPAD; the protein is encoded by the coding sequence ATGCCCGTCACGCATCCACACGACTTCGAGCACGCCATCCACACCTCGAACATCTGGCTGAAAGCGGTGTCGCAGGCTCTGGGTACGGAGGACCGGCACTTCGCCCACCGGGTCCTGCGCGCCTGGCTGCACACGTTCCGTGACCGGCTGACCGTCGACGTGGCCGCCCACTTCGCCGCGCAGCTGCCCGAACTGCTGCGGGGCGTCTACTACGACGGCTGGGACCCGAGCGCCGTACCCATCAGGTACGACCGCGACGGCTATGTGAACCGCTTCGTCCAGGAGGCCAAGGTATCGGCCGAGGAGGTTCCCAGGATCGCAGCCGCCGTCACCGGCGTCGTACGGGAGCACTTCTCGCCCGGGGCTCTGGATTCGGCGCTGGAACAACTCCCGCACGAGATCCGCTCCATGTTCCTCCAGCCGGCCGACTGA